The Myxococcota bacterium genome has a segment encoding these proteins:
- a CDS encoding tetratricopeptide repeat protein produces MARPASSRTDALLAAGLALLAVAVYASTLGFDFVGFDDDAYVRHNPVVGRGLTPDLARYAFSVQIANWHPLTFYSHALDVELFGLVPVGHHAVNVALHALATALLFGLLRSATGARWRSAFAAALFAVHPLHAEVVAWVSQRKTLLCAVFGFAALWAWVAWTHTRRRTWLAASVASLGVGLLAKPMLVSVPLLALLLDAWPLGRVRDAASLARCALEKLVFVVPVAAVAAATLFAQRSMDAMAPLGLDAFLRASLPNAVLGLAWYVGKAVWPVGLAAHYPHPYLPSAGGVPPSALALVLALAVVVGASGVAWAARRRAPWLGFGWAWLVVALLPVLGLVQVGTQGVADRYAYVPLVGLFVAAAWGGDALLRALRVPRPAAAALGVCVVAAFGVAAHVQASHWRSSLALYRRAVDVSPRDVAMLFNLGNAELARGDVDEAERLYRRALAIHPASSPAQLNLAELLRERGRADDRAESIALYRSVLVARPGNRRAREGLAALGETGP; encoded by the coding sequence ATGGCGCGCCCCGCGAGCTCCCGAACCGACGCCCTCCTGGCCGCGGGCCTCGCCCTCCTCGCCGTCGCGGTCTACGCCTCGACGCTCGGCTTCGACTTCGTCGGCTTCGACGACGACGCCTACGTGCGCCACAACCCGGTCGTCGGCCGCGGGCTCACGCCCGACCTCGCGCGCTACGCGTTCTCGGTGCAGATCGCGAACTGGCACCCGCTCACGTTCTACTCGCACGCGCTCGACGTCGAGCTGTTCGGACTCGTGCCGGTGGGCCACCACGCGGTGAACGTCGCGCTGCACGCGCTCGCGACCGCGCTGCTGTTCGGCCTCCTGCGGTCCGCGACCGGAGCGCGCTGGCGCAGCGCGTTCGCGGCGGCGCTCTTCGCCGTGCATCCGCTGCACGCGGAGGTGGTCGCGTGGGTGTCGCAGCGCAAGACGCTGCTCTGCGCGGTGTTCGGGTTCGCCGCGCTGTGGGCCTGGGTCGCGTGGACGCACACGCGGCGCAGGACGTGGCTCGCTGCATCGGTCGCGTCGCTCGGCGTCGGTCTGCTGGCGAAGCCGATGCTCGTGAGCGTGCCGCTGCTCGCGCTCTTGCTCGACGCCTGGCCGCTCGGACGCGTGCGCGACGCGGCCTCGCTCGCGCGCTGCGCGCTCGAGAAGCTCGTGTTCGTCGTGCCCGTGGCGGCGGTCGCGGCGGCGACGCTGTTCGCGCAGCGCTCGATGGACGCGATGGCGCCGCTCGGCCTCGACGCGTTCCTGCGCGCGAGCCTCCCGAACGCCGTGCTCGGCCTCGCGTGGTACGTCGGGAAGGCGGTCTGGCCGGTCGGGCTCGCCGCGCACTATCCCCATCCCTATCTGCCGAGCGCCGGCGGCGTGCCGCCATCGGCGCTCGCGCTCGTGCTCGCGCTCGCGGTCGTCGTCGGCGCGAGCGGCGTCGCGTGGGCCGCGCGCCGGCGCGCTCCGTGGCTCGGGTTCGGCTGGGCCTGGCTCGTGGTCGCCCTCCTGCCCGTGCTCGGCCTCGTGCAGGTGGGGACGCAGGGCGTGGCCGATCGCTATGCGTACGTCCCGCTCGTCGGGCTCTTCGTCGCCGCCGCGTGGGGCGGCGACGCGCTGCTTCGCGCGCTGCGCGTGCCGCGACCCGCAGCCGCTGCGCTCGGGGTCTGCGTCGTCGCGGCGTTCGGCGTCGCGGCCCACGTGCAGGCGTCGCACTGGCGAAGCTCGCTCGCGCTCTACCGACGCGCCGTCGACGTGAGCCCGCGCGACGTCGCCATGCTGTTCAACCTCGGCAATGCGGAGCTCGCGCGCGGCGACGTCGACGAGGCGGAGCGCCTGTATCGGCGGGCGCTCGCCATCCATCCTGCGAGCTCGCCCGCGCAGCTGAACCTCGCCGAGCTGCTGCGCGAGCGCGGCCGCGCGGACGATCGCGCGGAATCGATCGCGCTGTATCGAAGCGTGCTCGTCGCGCGTCCCGGCAACCGGCGGGCGCGCGAAGGGCTCGCGGCGCTCGGCGAGACCGGCCCGTGA
- a CDS encoding SDR family NAD(P)-dependent oxidoreductase, whose translation MNDFQKRYGPWAVVAGASDGTGAAFAEQLAARGVNVVLVARRRALLEDLAARLPTEARVVVLDLATPDAGAVLAAATEDLDVGLVVYNAGADPHSLPFLEQPLTDLRSLVARNCATVVDTCHHFGKRLVARGRGGVVLVSSAAAWVGAGYIAAYGATKSFDLILAEALWAEWRPHGVDVLALVLGATDTPSLRAMLAKRGGTFPDIAKAEDVVREGLDHLADGPTWSIGMPDPRGPSPLATLPRRQASELLTEHASAAHRAAQS comes from the coding sequence GTGAACGACTTCCAGAAGCGCTACGGGCCGTGGGCCGTCGTCGCGGGCGCCTCCGACGGGACGGGCGCCGCGTTCGCGGAGCAGCTGGCTGCGCGCGGCGTGAACGTCGTCCTGGTCGCGCGCCGGCGCGCACTGCTCGAAGACCTCGCCGCTCGTTTGCCCACCGAAGCGCGCGTGGTCGTGCTCGACCTCGCCACGCCCGATGCGGGAGCAGTGCTCGCCGCCGCGACCGAAGACCTCGACGTCGGGCTCGTCGTCTACAACGCCGGCGCGGACCCGCACAGCCTTCCCTTTCTCGAGCAGCCGCTCACCGACCTCCGCTCGCTCGTCGCGCGCAACTGCGCGACGGTGGTCGACACGTGCCACCACTTCGGGAAGCGGCTCGTCGCGCGCGGACGCGGCGGCGTCGTGCTCGTGTCGTCCGCCGCGGCGTGGGTCGGAGCCGGCTACATCGCGGCGTACGGCGCCACGAAGTCGTTCGATCTGATCCTCGCCGAAGCGCTGTGGGCGGAGTGGCGGCCGCACGGCGTCGACGTGCTCGCGCTCGTGCTGGGTGCGACGGACACGCCTTCGCTGCGCGCGATGCTGGCGAAGCGCGGCGGCACCTTCCCCGACATCGCGAAGGCCGAAGACGTGGTGCGCGAAGGGCTCGACCACCTCGCCGACGGGCCGACCTGGAGCATCGGCATGCCCGATCCGCGGGGGCCGTCGCCGCTCGCGACACTGCCGCGCCGCCAGGCCTCCGAGCTCCTCACGGAGCACGCGAGCGCGGCGCATCGCGCGGCGCAGAGCTGA
- a CDS encoding beta-propeller fold lactonase family protein: MAAVALASRAAHAQVLQTVTDGVGGVDGLAGVKHIAISPDGAHLYAAADTDSAVSVFAIGPTGLLTFVQALKDDWVGGPSDGLRNARYLQVSPDGANVYVAAYNEFATASFSRNPATGALALVNEVPNPPCCSAFTSINEVVVSPDGEHVYTVSNGYAVALARGFGGSISLIDQYDLIDDTFGRGFAVAVSPDGAHLYIAHDIYLEAVTRQSGGALAFAAQYEDGIGGIDGLNGVESIAISPDGFDVYAGSVNDHAVTHFTRSPATGQLSFQTAYVDLSQCAHVNELLMLADGSGLVASCLEHVAFYERDPATGALFLSASIPQESIGASQIYSAAVSGGVLYLASNQTNSIVVLPAPAAAPAVPDLTAAAWLIGFAGIAGVAIWNLGARSRRRPGSRATA; the protein is encoded by the coding sequence GTGGCGGCGGTCGCGCTCGCGTCCCGCGCGGCCCATGCGCAGGTCCTGCAGACCGTCACCGACGGCGTCGGCGGCGTCGATGGCCTCGCCGGCGTGAAGCACATCGCCATCAGTCCCGACGGCGCACACCTCTACGCGGCGGCGGACACGGACTCCGCCGTCTCGGTCTTCGCCATCGGCCCCACGGGCCTGCTCACGTTCGTGCAGGCGTTGAAGGACGACTGGGTGGGAGGCCCGTCCGACGGCCTGCGGAACGCGCGCTATCTCCAGGTGAGCCCCGACGGCGCCAACGTCTACGTCGCCGCGTACAACGAGTTCGCGACCGCGTCGTTCAGCCGCAACCCGGCGACCGGCGCACTCGCGCTGGTCAACGAGGTGCCGAACCCGCCGTGCTGCAGCGCCTTCACCTCCATCAACGAGGTGGTGGTGAGCCCCGACGGCGAGCACGTCTACACCGTCTCGAACGGCTACGCCGTCGCACTCGCGCGCGGCTTCGGTGGCTCCATCTCGTTGATCGACCAGTACGACCTGATCGACGACACCTTCGGCCGCGGCTTCGCGGTGGCGGTGAGCCCGGACGGCGCGCATCTCTACATCGCGCACGACATCTACCTCGAGGCCGTGACGCGGCAATCGGGCGGCGCGCTCGCATTCGCCGCGCAGTACGAGGACGGGATCGGCGGCATCGACGGACTGAACGGAGTGGAGTCGATCGCGATCAGCCCGGATGGCTTCGACGTCTACGCCGGCAGCGTGAACGACCACGCGGTCACCCATTTCACGCGCAGCCCGGCGACCGGACAGCTGAGCTTCCAGACCGCCTACGTCGACCTGAGCCAGTGCGCCCACGTGAACGAGCTGCTGATGCTCGCCGATGGCTCCGGGCTCGTGGCCTCGTGCCTCGAGCACGTCGCGTTCTACGAGCGCGACCCCGCGACCGGCGCACTCTTTCTGTCCGCCTCGATTCCACAGGAGAGCATCGGCGCCTCGCAGATCTACAGTGCCGCCGTCTCCGGCGGCGTCCTCTATCTCGCGAGCAACCAGACGAACAGCATCGTCGTGCTTCCGGCGCCGGCCGCGGCACCGGCCGTGCCCGACCTCACCGCAGCCGCCTGGCTCATCGGCTTCGCCGGCATCGCAGGCGTCGCCATCTGGAATCTCGGCGCGCGCTCGCGCCGACGCCCGGGAAGCCGCGCGACCGCCTAG
- a CDS encoding zinc-binding dehydrogenase — protein sequence MRAAILENGRIAVGELSDPTPAEHQVLVRTHRCALCASDAHFLISGPTIVERSRRNGGAYGGIDLARPIVMGHEYVGEILDYGPGSSRPLPVGALVTAIPGIRTKGGFGIVGYYPDCPGGYGEYMLLDESFLLELPRDVDLDLASLVEPLAVGIEHARAGEAREGDVPLVVGCGAIGLGVIAGLRLQGIAPIVASDFDPRRRELALAMGADVALDPRDESPYARRKDLGERAPNIVYECVGKPGILGAIVDAIAPGGRIVMGGYCLEPEEVYVPTAQEKRLRVHFAGGETPADMIAARDAIVSGAVDLRPWLGEGIGLSGVADALARMSDPASPIRTVVDPSRP from the coding sequence ATGAGAGCCGCGATCCTCGAGAACGGCCGCATCGCGGTCGGCGAGCTCTCCGACCCGACGCCCGCCGAACACCAGGTGCTCGTGCGCACGCATCGCTGCGCGCTGTGCGCCTCGGACGCGCACTTCCTGATCTCGGGGCCGACCATCGTCGAGCGCTCGCGCAGGAACGGCGGCGCGTACGGCGGCATCGACCTCGCTCGGCCGATCGTGATGGGCCACGAGTACGTCGGCGAGATCCTCGACTACGGTCCGGGAAGCAGTCGCCCGCTTCCCGTCGGCGCGCTCGTCACGGCGATCCCCGGCATCCGCACGAAGGGCGGCTTCGGCATCGTCGGCTACTACCCCGACTGCCCGGGCGGCTACGGCGAGTACATGCTGCTCGACGAGAGCTTCCTGCTCGAGCTGCCGCGCGACGTCGACCTCGATCTCGCTTCGCTCGTCGAGCCGCTCGCGGTCGGCATCGAGCACGCGCGCGCGGGCGAAGCGCGCGAGGGCGACGTGCCGCTCGTCGTCGGCTGCGGCGCGATCGGCCTCGGCGTGATCGCGGGGCTGCGCCTGCAGGGCATCGCGCCGATCGTCGCGAGCGACTTCGACCCGCGCCGCCGCGAGCTCGCGCTCGCGATGGGCGCCGACGTCGCGCTCGACCCGCGCGACGAGTCGCCGTACGCGCGCCGCAAGGATCTCGGCGAGCGCGCCCCTAACATCGTGTACGAGTGTGTCGGGAAGCCCGGCATCCTCGGCGCGATCGTCGACGCGATCGCCCCGGGCGGGCGCATCGTGATGGGCGGGTACTGCCTCGAGCCGGAGGAGGTCTACGTGCCGACGGCGCAGGAGAAGCGACTGCGCGTGCACTTCGCGGGCGGCGAGACGCCGGCCGACATGATCGCCGCGCGCGATGCGATCGTCTCCGGCGCGGTCGACCTGCGGCCCTGGCTGGGCGAGGGCATCGGGCTCTCCGGCGTCGCGGACGCGCTCGCGCGGATGTCCGACCCGGCGTCGCCGATCCGCACCGTCGTCGACCCGTCGCGCCCGTGA
- a CDS encoding TIGR03857 family LLM class F420-dependent oxidoreductase, with translation MPRDTAFPELDCYILPGHTQTPADAIAEARAAEAAGLGRVWLSERFDVKEAGAVCGAALAVTERIRVATAATNLHTRHPLLLATLGSTLHHLSGGRFELGLARGVGVRDQMMGLEHVSNAKLADGVRILRALWKGEKVAGYDGALGRLPYLSMGDWMDASIPVHFVGFGPRSLRMAGAHFDGVHLHTFITHAGLRRARALVQEGAEAAGRDPDAVKITTVCATAVDPSREAFLRKFVARMATYMQAPGYAEHLVALNGWDPEVLAAFRASDAVRAVPGGIDSVATLEQLEAIAPLIPSEWLPAATGSPEDCARYWRAELEHGADSVCIHGSTAREFAPALDAYAKLRDAG, from the coding sequence ATGCCGCGCGACACCGCCTTCCCCGAGCTCGACTGCTACATCCTGCCCGGCCACACGCAGACGCCGGCCGACGCGATCGCCGAGGCGCGCGCCGCCGAGGCCGCGGGGCTCGGGCGCGTGTGGCTCTCCGAACGCTTCGACGTGAAGGAGGCCGGCGCCGTCTGCGGCGCAGCGCTCGCCGTCACCGAGCGCATCCGCGTCGCGACCGCCGCGACCAACCTCCACACGCGTCACCCGCTCCTGCTCGCGACGCTCGGCAGCACGCTGCACCACCTGTCGGGCGGCCGCTTCGAGCTCGGGCTCGCGCGCGGCGTCGGTGTGCGCGACCAGATGATGGGCCTCGAGCACGTCTCGAACGCGAAGCTCGCCGACGGCGTGCGCATCCTTCGCGCGCTCTGGAAGGGCGAGAAGGTCGCCGGCTACGACGGCGCGCTCGGCCGGCTTCCCTATCTGTCGATGGGCGACTGGATGGACGCCTCGATCCCCGTCCACTTCGTCGGGTTCGGCCCGCGCAGCCTGCGCATGGCGGGCGCGCACTTCGATGGCGTCCACCTCCACACGTTCATCACGCACGCGGGCCTGCGCCGCGCGAGGGCACTCGTCCAGGAGGGCGCGGAGGCCGCGGGCCGCGACCCCGACGCCGTGAAGATCACGACCGTCTGCGCCACCGCCGTCGACCCGAGTCGCGAGGCCTTCCTGCGCAAGTTCGTCGCGCGCATGGCCACCTACATGCAGGCGCCCGGCTATGCCGAGCACCTCGTCGCGCTCAACGGCTGGGATCCGGAGGTGCTCGCCGCCTTCCGCGCCTCCGACGCCGTGCGCGCCGTGCCCGGCGGCATCGACAGCGTCGCGACGCTCGAGCAGCTCGAGGCCATCGCACCGCTCATCCCGTCCGAGTGGCTCCCCGCCGCCACCGGCTCACCCGAGGACTGCGCCCGCTACTGGCGCGCCGAGCTCGAGCACGGCGCCGACTCCGTCTGCATCCACGGCTCGACCGCCCGCGAGTTCGCCCCCGCGCTCGACGCCTACGCGAAGCTCCGCGACGCCGGCTGA
- a CDS encoding TetR/AcrR family transcriptional regulator — MTLDATISAPGRPRDARIDDRVLQATRAVLAARGFDGATVQAIASRARVHTSAIYRRWPSRIEIIEQAVFPGLSAADVRPTGNLPRDLRRFVRSYLAALGEPAVRAAMPHLLALYQGGREAPNGAWLGVSARPGFVAILAAAQPGTLDAAVDPDDVFDVLLGAMLARVLVPTVARRERPAKRLVELVLRLLRPCDGSATRAAT, encoded by the coding sequence ATGACGCTGGATGCGACGATCTCCGCCCCGGGCCGCCCCCGCGACGCGCGCATCGACGACCGGGTGCTCCAGGCGACGCGCGCGGTGCTCGCCGCCCGCGGCTTCGATGGCGCGACCGTGCAGGCGATCGCGTCGCGCGCGCGCGTACACACGTCCGCGATCTATCGCCGCTGGCCCTCGCGCATCGAGATCATCGAGCAGGCGGTCTTCCCCGGCCTGTCGGCGGCCGACGTGCGGCCGACCGGCAACCTCCCGCGCGACCTTCGGCGATTCGTACGCAGCTATCTCGCGGCGCTCGGCGAGCCGGCGGTGCGCGCTGCCATGCCGCACCTGCTCGCGCTGTATCAAGGCGGGCGCGAGGCGCCGAACGGCGCATGGCTCGGTGTCTCGGCGCGGCCGGGCTTCGTCGCCATCCTCGCGGCCGCGCAGCCGGGAACCCTCGACGCGGCGGTCGACCCCGACGACGTCTTCGACGTGTTGCTGGGGGCCATGCTCGCGCGCGTGCTCGTGCCGACCGTCGCGCGGCGCGAGCGGCCGGCCAAGCGGCTCGTCGAGCTGGTGCTCCGGCTGCTCCGCCCGTGCGATGGCTCCGCAACCAGAGCCGCTACCTAG